One genomic segment of Kocuria rhizophila DC2201 includes these proteins:
- the bioD gene encoding ATP-dependent dethiobiotin synthetase BioD, translated as MTTNPLGDLVASLGHAVVVTGTDTDVGKTYATAALVVSGWNAGRRRIAVYKPQQTGMRGGEPGDVDDVALLARAAGVPSAALTTTEGQRLTEPMAPPPAAAIDGVELLPLSAHVAKIVELQESHDLVVVEGSGGVLVELDGQRHTVADLAVALQETSARSASSTEPDGAATLSPATAEASGRRGSSATSEPVHAAERGGGKVSTVLVVRPDLGTLNHTLLSLEALLHRGVRVAGVVLGSWPTAPEQLLVSNRAYLENLTFIARYNRATEEVYAAAKRSDINMSFDLDNEWALGVMAARVTGVKSETENKTFRRIPLLGAVPRGWGTTTGGR; from the coding sequence ATGACCACCAACCCCCTGGGCGACCTCGTCGCCTCCCTGGGCCACGCCGTCGTCGTGACGGGCACCGACACGGACGTGGGCAAGACGTACGCCACGGCGGCGCTCGTGGTCTCCGGGTGGAACGCGGGGCGCCGCCGGATCGCGGTCTACAAGCCGCAGCAGACCGGGATGCGGGGCGGGGAGCCGGGCGACGTGGACGACGTCGCCCTGCTGGCCCGCGCCGCCGGCGTACCCTCCGCGGCGCTCACCACCACCGAGGGCCAGCGCCTCACCGAGCCGATGGCGCCCCCGCCGGCCGCCGCGATCGACGGGGTGGAGCTGCTGCCACTCTCAGCGCACGTGGCGAAAATTGTGGAATTACAAGAATCCCACGACCTCGTGGTGGTGGAGGGCAGCGGGGGCGTGCTCGTGGAGCTGGACGGGCAGCGGCACACCGTCGCGGACCTCGCGGTGGCGTTGCAGGAGACCTCCGCACGATCCGCGTCATCGACCGAGCCCGACGGAGCGGCCACACTGAGCCCCGCGACGGCTGAAGCCAGCGGCCGGCGGGGCTCTTCTGCCACTTCCGAGCCCGTGCACGCGGCGGAACGCGGCGGGGGGAAGGTGAGCACTGTGCTGGTGGTCCGCCCGGATCTGGGAACGCTGAACCACACGCTGCTGAGTCTGGAGGCACTGCTGCACCGCGGTGTGCGGGTGGCTGGCGTGGTCTTGGGCAGCTGGCCAACCGCGCCCGAGCAATTGCTCGTCTCCAATCGCGCATATCTTGAGAACCTCACTTTCATCGCGCGATATAACAGGGCCACAGAAGAAGTATACGCGGCGGCGAAGCGCTCTGACATCAATATGTCCTTCGACCTTGACAACGAGTGGGCTCTAGGCGTCATGGCAGCGCGAGTTACAGGTGTGAAGTCTGAGACGGAGAACAAAACCTTTCGGCGCATACCGCTGCTCGGTGCCGTACCGCGGGGATGGGGAACCACGACAGGAGGGCGATGA
- a CDS encoding CHAT domain-containing protein, translated as MIDISQIYQHGVRKLIKEFLRRSEEWQDKEFISKTQAEFIAGSIMKRCDAAMNDESQHPFNLEFSTKICQKYGMVHGIARQLGREDEKYTVIARLAQALRQTTFDRQDEALDVARKLLQSAADYYLHVDQKENAAIELTNSALMTLEKDAASFSEIKSAHKTLLRAADLRKAPRDWAFSEFNLGICERMIAENSGYPKKMLESSWHRFRRAQRVFAKNGGSPSGPSYYARNLAQTAVAMMECVRREQYAYRLSTHIADVPENVIESLDPFQIVETLRANPGVFGYMECPAWAQEEVDTSAIDGMLREAQSEIASAVYLCSDRDRSDILWQQWQLKYLTSERKFDELAVDSLNDAWNFSSREGFFRKASKIVGLTCEPNLQTAYNDQLLKVADFLRFIIRKWKKEDIEIFLNKNNLTFRFVATELANSGFFKESFDLLESSRALRFSGALNQVGSFRYKDHKGSSGFTWIHLSHSPRATVVVGCAYSPTGQFEYFSKCFPKLNGKMLSVLFSGVAKDLGLLPLHYVTDDQFNRIKGTERVVNKISDIIIEVADYISCQSRSNVVRISPGGFYQSLPLAAFKGTDQRLLIDEFDLATAPSLSVCLMSKASLNPVPTVYFASADDVSGLPNLISTQREKAFIANTYNLVPVEASKFDMTGLSIPGDILHFSGHSTSSWDPKISALMLQNDTFSVAEVLENGPRAGCVLLSSCESGLAQNFMHQEEYLSLQSAFFYRGANVTVGTMWPVLDFVAFVFFSRMYFELGTFESFGINELTRSFRLAQRWMRTATLLDLFNFFDTCRVPYDLPRGMQRMDPRDKPFESIINWGCFNLMARIE; from the coding sequence ATGATCGATATCTCGCAAATATACCAACACGGAGTTCGTAAGCTTATAAAAGAATTCCTGCGGAGGTCAGAAGAATGGCAGGATAAAGAATTTATAAGTAAAACCCAAGCAGAATTCATTGCGGGCTCAATTATGAAGAGATGTGACGCAGCAATGAATGATGAATCGCAGCATCCATTCAACTTGGAATTTTCTACAAAAATTTGCCAAAAATACGGTATGGTGCATGGAATTGCGAGGCAACTAGGGCGGGAAGATGAAAAATATACAGTAATTGCTCGGCTCGCTCAAGCGCTTCGTCAAACAACTTTTGATAGACAGGATGAAGCGCTTGACGTTGCACGTAAGTTACTCCAGTCGGCGGCCGATTACTACTTACATGTGGACCAAAAAGAAAATGCTGCGATTGAACTTACTAATAGCGCTTTGATGACGCTGGAAAAAGACGCTGCTTCCTTTAGCGAGATCAAATCGGCGCACAAGACGCTTCTCCGGGCTGCAGATCTGAGAAAAGCCCCTCGCGATTGGGCCTTTTCCGAGTTTAACCTTGGAATATGCGAACGTATGATTGCTGAAAATAGTGGTTATCCAAAAAAAATGTTAGAGAGTTCTTGGCATCGTTTTCGTCGTGCCCAGCGGGTATTTGCAAAAAATGGAGGATCCCCTTCAGGGCCGTCTTATTACGCGCGCAATCTAGCACAGACAGCCGTCGCAATGATGGAATGCGTGCGACGAGAACAATATGCCTACCGTCTTAGTACTCACATAGCTGATGTGCCGGAAAACGTTATCGAAAGCTTGGATCCGTTCCAAATCGTAGAAACCTTAAGAGCCAATCCTGGCGTGTTTGGCTATATGGAATGCCCCGCCTGGGCGCAGGAGGAAGTCGATACATCAGCTATAGACGGAATGCTTAGGGAGGCACAGTCCGAAATTGCAAGCGCAGTTTATTTATGTTCCGATCGGGATCGGTCGGACATTCTGTGGCAGCAGTGGCAACTTAAATATTTGACTTCTGAAAGAAAATTCGATGAGCTAGCCGTGGATTCTCTCAATGATGCCTGGAATTTTAGTAGTCGTGAAGGTTTTTTTAGAAAAGCATCAAAAATAGTTGGTTTAACTTGTGAGCCAAATCTTCAGACGGCATATAACGATCAGCTTCTTAAGGTTGCGGACTTTTTGCGGTTCATAATAAGAAAATGGAAAAAAGAAGATATTGAAATCTTTCTTAATAAAAATAACCTGACGTTTAGATTTGTTGCTACTGAGCTTGCAAATAGTGGTTTTTTTAAAGAATCGTTTGATCTTCTAGAATCATCGCGCGCATTACGTTTTTCCGGAGCCCTCAATCAGGTGGGCTCTTTCCGTTACAAGGATCACAAAGGCTCGAGCGGATTTACTTGGATTCATCTTTCGCATTCACCGAGGGCTACGGTAGTAGTAGGATGTGCTTACAGTCCAACTGGGCAATTTGAGTATTTTAGTAAATGCTTTCCGAAACTTAACGGCAAGATGTTATCCGTCCTTTTTTCTGGGGTCGCGAAAGATCTTGGACTACTCCCGTTGCATTACGTCACCGATGATCAGTTTAATCGAATCAAGGGGACGGAGAGGGTTGTTAATAAGATTTCAGATATTATAATTGAAGTTGCTGATTACATTTCCTGCCAATCGCGAAGCAATGTCGTACGCATTTCTCCCGGGGGGTTCTACCAATCCTTACCGTTGGCGGCATTCAAAGGAACTGATCAAAGGTTACTGATAGACGAGTTTGATTTGGCTACGGCTCCGTCCCTTAGTGTTTGCTTAATGTCGAAGGCGTCTCTCAATCCTGTACCCACCGTCTACTTCGCATCGGCCGACGATGTCTCGGGGCTTCCAAATCTAATCTCCACCCAAAGGGAAAAGGCTTTTATTGCCAACACTTATAATTTAGTGCCCGTCGAGGCATCCAAGTTTGACATGACAGGGTTGTCAATTCCAGGCGACATTTTGCATTTCAGTGGTCATTCAACTTCCAGTTGGGATCCAAAAATTTCTGCTTTAATGCTTCAAAATGATACTTTTAGTGTGGCTGAGGTATTGGAAAACGGGCCAAGGGCGGGCTGTGTATTGCTTAGTTCGTGCGAGTCGGGTTTGGCGCAAAATTTTATGCACCAAGAAGAATATCTCAGCCTCCAGTCTGCGTTCTTTTATCGTGGGGCTAATGTAACCGTCGGCACCATGTGGCCCGTGTTAGATTTTGTGGCGTTTGTCTTTTTTTCAAGAATGTATTTCGAGTTGGGCACGTTTGAGTCTTTTGGGATTAATGAGTTGACCCGATCGTTCAGACTGGCTCAACGATGGATGCGTACGGCGACACTGCTTGACTTGTTTAATTTTTTTGATACATGCAGAGTGCCATACGACCTACCACGTGGAATGCAACGTATGGATCCGAGAGATAAGCCCTTCGAATCTATAATAAATTGGGGATGTTTTAATTTAATGGCTAGAATCGAATAA
- a CDS encoding gluconokinase, whose amino-acid sequence MGKHKRTPRPHDGTDFAVDLEGARDPLVMTLDIGSTATRGSLYDATGTPVRHYRDKVPHEFTTASDGTSVMDPDQVVGEITEILDRVCDRPELAGRVGGVGLDSFASSLVGVDADGEAVSECFTYADSRCTPQLARLREELNEREVQQKMGARLHTSYLAPRFWWLRETRPEQFEAAERWLSIGEYAWLRLLGTTAAGTATAAWTGLLNRRSGNWDQRMLRAAGITADKLSPILEPHEPLPGVDPERTARWRGLTGAQWFAPVADGLCANLGVGGADEDTMVVSAATSGAMRVLLHHMPQQIPAGLWCYRIDSSRCLLGGALNDVGRAVSWLESTLGLDIETLDDIAAAPVSTETPGVLPFLTGERSTGWAGSARAVFSDVSATTDAPAMARGMLEGIAGSYRRVSDELESTSTGMERIVTAGRVTQELPSWLQILGDYLGTPVIHQTMKRSTCRGNALLMLESLAPDVERSHPEPAGTYAPRAQTQDYYRGVHERFEHLYDALVAGRWPLPN is encoded by the coding sequence ATGGGCAAGCACAAGAGGACACCCCGCCCGCACGACGGCACCGACTTCGCGGTGGATCTGGAGGGCGCCCGGGATCCACTGGTGATGACGCTGGATATCGGTTCCACCGCAACCCGCGGCTCCCTCTACGACGCCACCGGAACGCCCGTGCGCCACTACCGGGACAAGGTCCCGCACGAGTTCACCACCGCGTCCGACGGCACGTCCGTGATGGACCCGGACCAGGTGGTCGGGGAGATCACGGAGATCCTGGACCGCGTGTGCGACCGGCCGGAGCTCGCGGGGCGGGTAGGCGGCGTCGGGCTGGACTCGTTCGCCTCCTCCCTGGTGGGCGTGGACGCGGACGGCGAGGCCGTGAGCGAGTGCTTCACGTACGCGGACTCGCGGTGTACGCCGCAGCTCGCGCGGCTGCGGGAGGAGCTGAACGAGCGCGAGGTGCAGCAGAAGATGGGCGCGCGGCTGCACACGAGCTACCTGGCGCCGCGCTTCTGGTGGTTGCGGGAGACGCGGCCCGAGCAGTTCGAGGCGGCCGAGCGGTGGCTGAGCATCGGGGAGTACGCGTGGCTGCGGCTGCTCGGGACCACCGCAGCCGGGACCGCGACCGCCGCGTGGACGGGGCTGCTGAACCGGCGCTCGGGCAACTGGGACCAGCGCATGCTGCGCGCCGCCGGGATCACCGCAGACAAGCTCTCCCCGATCCTCGAACCCCACGAGCCGCTGCCGGGCGTGGACCCGGAGCGCACCGCACGCTGGCGGGGACTGACCGGAGCGCAGTGGTTCGCTCCCGTGGCGGACGGGCTGTGCGCGAACCTGGGCGTGGGCGGGGCGGACGAGGACACCATGGTGGTCTCCGCCGCGACCTCCGGCGCCATGCGGGTGCTGCTGCACCACATGCCGCAGCAGATTCCCGCGGGGCTGTGGTGCTACCGGATCGACTCCTCCCGGTGCCTGCTGGGCGGGGCGCTCAACGACGTGGGGCGTGCCGTGAGCTGGCTCGAGAGCACCTTGGGGCTGGACATCGAGACACTGGACGACATTGCGGCGGCCCCCGTGAGCACCGAGACCCCCGGTGTGCTGCCGTTCCTCACGGGTGAGCGCTCCACGGGGTGGGCGGGCAGCGCGCGGGCGGTGTTCTCCGATGTCTCCGCCACCACGGACGCGCCCGCCATGGCCCGCGGGATGCTTGAGGGAATCGCCGGGTCCTACCGCCGGGTCTCCGACGAGCTGGAGAGCACGTCCACTGGTATGGAGCGGATCGTGACCGCGGGGCGGGTCACCCAGGAGCTGCCCTCGTGGCTGCAGATCCTGGGCGACTACCTGGGCACACCCGTGATCCACCAGACCATGAAGCGCTCCACGTGCCGGGGCAACGCCCTGCTGATGCTGGAGTCGCTGGCGCCGGACGTGGAGCGCTCCCACCCGGAGCCGGCGGGCACCTACGCACCCCGTGCGCAGACGCAGGACTACTACCGGGGAGTGCACGAGCGCTTCGAGCACCTCTACGACGCGCTGGTGGCGGGCCGCTGGCCGTTACCAAATTAG
- a CDS encoding IS30 family transposase has protein sequence MLSYDERLQIKDMLREGRSYRQIASALGRAPSTISREVARGSMEGTRGRYRPARAQQQSWTNRLRPKPLKIPADPVLHAVVQDWLEAKLSPEQIVGRLQREYPNDPRMRVSRETIYRTIYLHARGGLKRELTALTRTGRTIRYPNRRPVSTRGRMRGMVSTWDRPAEALERKVPGHWEGDLIIGKNGASAIGTVVERFSNYLNLVRLEPGQNRVVALREALVPKLVELPESLRRSLTWDQGKEMAQHRQITIESGMKIYFADPHAPWQRATNENTNGLLRQYFPKGTDLSIFSQLDLDQVADEMNRRPRKRLQFATPYETLEEHLLQ, from the coding sequence ATGCTCAGCTATGACGAGCGTCTCCAGATCAAGGACATGCTCCGAGAGGGACGCTCTTACCGGCAGATCGCTTCCGCCCTGGGGCGAGCACCGTCAACGATCAGCCGCGAAGTCGCCCGCGGGTCCATGGAAGGAACCCGCGGAAGATACCGTCCGGCCAGGGCACAGCAGCAGTCCTGGACCAACCGGTTACGCCCGAAACCATTGAAGATTCCCGCTGATCCGGTACTGCACGCGGTGGTCCAGGACTGGTTGGAGGCCAAGTTGTCTCCGGAGCAGATCGTGGGACGATTACAGCGTGAGTACCCCAACGACCCTCGGATGCGTGTGAGTCGCGAAACGATCTACCGCACGATCTATCTCCATGCCCGAGGTGGTCTCAAGCGAGAACTCACGGCACTGACTCGTACCGGGCGCACCATCCGTTATCCCAACCGCCGCCCGGTGAGCACTCGTGGGCGTATGCGGGGGATGGTCTCGACCTGGGATCGCCCGGCAGAAGCGTTGGAACGCAAGGTCCCTGGGCACTGGGAAGGAGATCTGATCATCGGCAAGAACGGGGCTTCGGCCATCGGCACGGTCGTGGAACGGTTCTCGAACTACCTGAACCTGGTGAGGCTGGAACCAGGGCAGAACCGTGTTGTCGCCCTGCGCGAGGCTTTGGTGCCCAAGCTCGTAGAACTTCCGGAGTCTTTGCGGAGGTCATTGACCTGGGACCAGGGCAAGGAGATGGCCCAGCACCGGCAGATCACGATCGAGTCCGGAATGAAGATCTACTTCGCCGACCCGCACGCTCCCTGGCAGCGAGCCACGAATGAGAACACCAACGGGCTCCTACGCCAGTACTTCCCGAAGGGCACCGACCTGTCGATCTTCTCGCAGCTGGACCTTGACCAGGTCGCGGATGAGATGAACCGCCGGCCCCGCAAACGCTTACAGTTCGCCACACCCTACGAAACCCTCGAAGAACACCTGTTGCAGTGA
- the nhaA gene encoding Na+/H+ antiporter NhaA has product MQNTTAPRPGLGRIARSLRTESGSALFLALVIVMALVWANSPLSDSYFELRQQKVGFDFGPVGMHLDLQHWINDGLMVIFFFVVGLEVRQEFAHGSLRDRSRAQLALIAGVAGVAFPALVYVLVVSLSGGSGLGGWGAVVGTDTAFMLGALAVVGPRLSGQLRVFLLTLTVVDDFLAVSIIGLVYSDEIKLVPLLIALACLIGLWALGRSRQWNAAPYVIIVIVLWFATVSSGVHASLAGMMAGLLIPAYPTQRHEVVAARQLFRDFWQSPSAASARGVNRGLARGISVNERMHEVLRRPTALLVVPIFALANAGVDLGGGLLADSLGSSVTWGVIVGLVLGKLLGIGVATLLAVRMGLGRLPEGVGMGSVFGGAALSGIGFTVSLLIIGLAFGSTSDLGRQATLGVLVSMVLAVALGWLIFKIAAKRWGEETADLPMVLDPTVDPEVDHIRGPEDAKLTLVEYVDFECEYCAHATGSWEDLSAQFGEDLRYVVRHLPHHPHGPLAAKASEAAAIQGEFWRWLDLVFTHQDALERKHLIGYAEELGLNVDHFIHDIDSEAVAERVNRDVVSAEASGAHATPTFFVEGRRLLGDYDARTLAAALESSRRGTRTQKASS; this is encoded by the coding sequence ATGCAAAACACGACAGCCCCTCGCCCAGGTCTCGGGCGAATCGCGCGCAGTCTACGAACAGAGTCCGGATCGGCGCTGTTTCTGGCGCTAGTCATAGTAATGGCGCTTGTGTGGGCGAACTCGCCGTTATCTGACAGCTATTTCGAGCTCAGGCAGCAAAAAGTCGGTTTCGATTTCGGCCCCGTCGGCATGCATTTGGATCTGCAGCATTGGATCAACGATGGCCTCATGGTGATCTTCTTTTTTGTTGTCGGATTAGAGGTGCGACAGGAGTTCGCGCACGGGTCTTTACGCGATCGCAGTCGTGCTCAACTCGCTTTGATAGCTGGCGTCGCAGGTGTCGCTTTTCCTGCTCTCGTGTACGTGCTTGTCGTCAGCTTGTCCGGCGGTAGCGGACTTGGTGGATGGGGCGCTGTCGTCGGAACCGATACAGCGTTCATGCTTGGCGCACTCGCAGTAGTGGGTCCGCGACTGTCAGGTCAGTTGCGTGTCTTCCTCCTCACCCTGACAGTGGTCGATGACTTCCTGGCAGTATCGATCATTGGCCTTGTCTATAGCGATGAGATCAAGCTTGTCCCCTTGTTGATCGCTCTCGCCTGCCTCATCGGATTGTGGGCGCTTGGCCGTTCACGACAGTGGAACGCGGCACCTTACGTGATCATTGTGATTGTTCTGTGGTTCGCCACTGTCTCTTCTGGGGTGCATGCTTCACTCGCCGGCATGATGGCTGGTCTGCTGATCCCCGCCTACCCCACTCAGCGCCACGAGGTAGTCGCCGCCCGACAGCTTTTCCGTGACTTCTGGCAGTCGCCCAGCGCCGCCTCGGCGCGCGGTGTCAACCGTGGCCTGGCCCGGGGGATCTCGGTGAACGAGAGAATGCACGAAGTCCTTCGCCGCCCCACAGCACTGCTTGTCGTGCCGATCTTCGCCCTCGCCAATGCCGGCGTCGACCTCGGAGGTGGACTGCTCGCTGATTCCTTAGGCTCATCCGTGACCTGGGGAGTCATTGTTGGCCTCGTACTCGGCAAGCTTCTCGGAATTGGCGTTGCCACTCTGCTGGCGGTCAGGATGGGCCTTGGCCGTCTGCCCGAAGGGGTGGGAATGGGCAGCGTCTTCGGTGGTGCAGCGCTTTCAGGTATCGGGTTCACCGTCTCCCTGCTCATCATCGGACTCGCCTTCGGCTCGACGAGCGATCTCGGGCGGCAGGCTACTCTTGGGGTACTGGTGTCCATGGTGCTCGCCGTCGCCCTGGGCTGGTTGATATTCAAGATCGCCGCTAAGCGGTGGGGTGAGGAGACTGCAGATCTGCCCATGGTGCTCGACCCTACGGTCGATCCCGAAGTTGATCACATCCGCGGCCCGGAGGACGCCAAGCTGACGTTGGTCGAATATGTCGACTTCGAGTGCGAGTACTGTGCACACGCCACTGGCTCCTGGGAAGATCTGAGCGCGCAGTTCGGCGAAGATCTTCGTTACGTCGTGCGACATCTTCCCCACCACCCACACGGGCCGCTGGCTGCAAAAGCATCTGAAGCAGCTGCGATCCAGGGCGAATTCTGGCGATGGCTCGACCTCGTATTTACGCACCAGGACGCGCTTGAGCGGAAGCACCTCATAGGCTATGCGGAAGAACTCGGGCTGAACGTCGATCACTTCATACACGACATAGACAGCGAGGCTGTCGCAGAACGAGTCAACCGCGATGTCGTGAGTGCCGAGGCCAGCGGAGCTCACGCCACCCCAACCTTCTTCGTCGAAGGTCGCCGCCTGTTGGGCGACTATGACGCCCGGACGTTGGCTGCGGCGCTCGAATCCAGCAGGCGCGGCACACGAACCCAGAAAGCCTCCAGCTGA
- the ilvD gene encoding dihydroxy-acid dehydratase, which translates to MPQLRSATSTTGRNMAGARALWRATGMGSEDFGKPIVAIANSFTQFVPGHVHLKNMGELVASAVQEAGGVAKEFNTIAVDDGIAMGHDGMLYSLPSRDIIADSVEYMVNAHCADALVCISNCDKITPGMLMAALRLNIPVVFVSGGPMESGEGVEGVVEHRVDLVDAMSLAVDESVTDAQLAQIEENACPTCGSCSGMFTANSMNCLTEALGLSLPGNGTTLATHVNRKRLFLEAGRRAVESAKKYYEQDDESVLPRSIATKAAFENAMALDIAMGGSTNTVLHILAAAQEAEVDFNLSDIDALSRQVPCLAKVAPNSTTFHIEHVHRAGGIPAILGELRRGGLLNEDVHTVHSQTMGEWLDEWDIRSGKASDAAKEFFLAAPGGVRTTQAFSQANEYEDHDVDAAGGCIRSVEHAYTKEGGLCVLFGNIAEDGAVIKTAGIDPELFHFTGRAFVVESQDEAVHEILSKNVKEGDIVVIAYEGPKGGPGMQEMLYPTSYLKGLGLGKKCALITDGRFSGGTSGLSIGHISPEAAAGGAVGLVQHGDEIEIDVENRVLRVNVDDAELARRRQEKGDAPWKPTKPRERRVSKALKAYASMVTSADKGAVRVVED; encoded by the coding sequence GTGCCGCAGCTGCGTTCAGCAACGTCCACCACGGGCCGCAACATGGCGGGAGCGCGTGCCCTCTGGCGTGCCACCGGCATGGGGAGCGAGGACTTCGGAAAGCCGATCGTGGCGATCGCGAACTCGTTCACGCAGTTCGTCCCGGGCCACGTGCACCTCAAGAACATGGGTGAGCTGGTGGCGTCCGCGGTCCAGGAGGCCGGAGGCGTGGCCAAGGAGTTCAACACCATCGCCGTGGACGACGGCATCGCCATGGGCCACGACGGCATGCTGTACTCCCTGCCCTCCCGGGACATCATCGCCGACTCCGTGGAGTACATGGTCAACGCCCACTGCGCGGACGCCCTGGTGTGCATCTCCAACTGTGACAAGATCACCCCGGGCATGCTCATGGCCGCACTGCGGCTGAACATCCCCGTGGTGTTCGTCTCCGGTGGGCCCATGGAGTCCGGGGAGGGTGTGGAGGGCGTTGTGGAGCACCGCGTGGACCTGGTGGATGCCATGTCCCTGGCCGTGGACGAGTCCGTCACGGACGCGCAGCTCGCGCAGATCGAGGAGAACGCGTGCCCCACGTGCGGCTCGTGCTCCGGGATGTTCACCGCCAACTCCATGAACTGCCTCACCGAGGCACTGGGGCTCTCCCTGCCCGGCAACGGCACCACGCTGGCCACCCATGTCAACCGCAAGCGGCTGTTTCTGGAGGCCGGCCGCCGTGCGGTGGAGTCCGCCAAGAAGTACTACGAGCAGGACGACGAGTCCGTGCTGCCGCGCAGCATCGCCACGAAGGCCGCGTTCGAGAACGCCATGGCTCTGGACATCGCGATGGGCGGCTCCACCAACACCGTGCTGCACATCCTCGCCGCCGCGCAGGAGGCGGAGGTGGACTTCAACCTCTCGGACATCGACGCACTCTCCCGCCAGGTCCCGTGCCTGGCCAAGGTGGCGCCGAACTCCACGACGTTCCACATCGAGCACGTGCACCGCGCCGGCGGCATCCCCGCGATCCTGGGGGAGCTGCGCCGCGGCGGGCTGCTGAACGAGGACGTCCACACCGTGCACTCGCAGACCATGGGCGAGTGGCTGGACGAGTGGGACATCCGCTCGGGCAAGGCATCCGACGCCGCCAAGGAGTTCTTCCTGGCGGCACCGGGCGGCGTGCGCACCACCCAGGCGTTCTCGCAGGCCAACGAGTACGAGGACCACGACGTGGACGCCGCCGGGGGCTGCATCCGCTCCGTGGAGCACGCCTACACGAAGGAGGGCGGGCTGTGCGTGCTCTTCGGCAACATCGCCGAGGACGGCGCCGTCATTAAGACGGCGGGCATCGACCCGGAGCTGTTCCACTTCACGGGCCGGGCGTTCGTGGTGGAGTCCCAGGACGAGGCCGTGCACGAGATCCTCTCCAAGAATGTGAAGGAGGGGGACATCGTGGTGATCGCGTACGAGGGCCCCAAGGGCGGCCCCGGCATGCAGGAGATGCTCTACCCCACCAGCTACCTCAAGGGCCTGGGACTGGGCAAGAAGTGCGCGCTGATCACGGACGGGCGCTTCTCGGGCGGCACGTCCGGGCTGTCCATCGGGCACATCTCCCCGGAGGCCGCCGCGGGTGGCGCGGTGGGCCTGGTCCAGCACGGTGACGAGATCGAGATCGACGTGGAGAACCGCGTGCTGCGCGTCAACGTGGACGACGCCGAGCTCGCGCGCCGTCGCCAGGAAAAGGGGGACGCCCCGTGGAAGCCCACCAAGCCGCGTGAGCGCAGGGTGTCCAAGGCGCTGAAGGCGTACGCCTCCATGGTCACGAGCGCCGACAAGGGCGCCGTGCGCGTCGTGGAGGACTGA